In the genome of Streptomyces sp. P3, the window GATCCTGGCCGCCGCGCGCGCCGAGGGCCTCGGGGACCCGGTCGAGATCGTCCCGCCCGCCGACGCCACGTCCGCCTACGTCGTCAGGCAGGTGCAGCGCAGTTGGCCGGAGAAGCAGGACGCGGTCGCGGTGGACCCGGCCTCCGGGGAGGTCACCGACACCGTGCGGTTCGCCGACCACCCGCTGCTGGCGAAGCTGACGCGGTACGGCATCGACCTGCACACCGGCGTCCTGTTCGGCCCGGTCAACCAGATCGCGCTGATGCTCCTCGCGCTCGCGCTGATCCTGCTGATCGTGTGGGGCTACCGGATGTGGTGGCAGCGCGGACGGGGCGGCGCCTTCGGCCGGCCGATCCCGCGCGGCGCCTGGGCGCAGGTTCCGCCGTACGTCCTGGTCCCGCTGATGGCGCTGGTCGCGGTGGTCGGCTACTTCGTCCCGCTGCTCGGCATCCCGCTCGCCGGGTTCCTCGTGGTGGACGTCGTCCTCGGCGAGATCACGCATCGGCGCAAGCGGCGGACGGCCGCCGCCTGAGCCGTCGCGGACGGCTTGCACGGCCCGGCGGTGAGCAGTCGTCACCGCCGGGCCGCTCACCGCCGGGGCCGCCCGGCCGCCCCCGGGGCGGTGGCCGTCCGAGGCGGTGGAGGGGCGGGCCGTCAGTCCTGCGGGAAGTCGCCCGTCAGCGCCGAGGCGATCCGCAGGTGCGGCCCCGCCTCCGTGTGCCGGCCCTGCCGCTCCAGGGTGCGGCCCAGCATCAGCCGGGCGTAGTGCTCGACCGGATCGCGCTCGACGATGATCCGCAACTCTGCCTCGGCGCGCCGCAGTTGGGCCGAGTGGTAGTAGGCGCGGGCCAGCAGCAGGCGCGGGCCGGTCTGCTCCGGCGTCTCCTCGACCAGGCCGGCCAGCACCCGGGCCGCGGCGGTGTACTCCCGCGCCCCGAAGAACAGTTGCGCCCGCTCCCAGCGTTCGGCCGGCGTCCCGTGGGAGTAGTACTCCTCGGTCCCGCCGTGTGCCCTCTCGTACCTCATGTCCACTGCCGACCTCCTTCGAGGCCGTCAACCGGACTGCATAGTTGAATATTCCACTATGGGGCCGACAGTGCCGGTGCCGGGGCTCGCCCCGCGTCAGGACGGCTCCGGTGGGCCCACGTCGGGTCCGAGCGGGACGTCGAGGAGGGTCGTCAGCTCCGCCGTGAACGCCCGCGTCCGGGCGCCGTCCAGGCCGCCGAGCGGCTCCAGCAGTCGCTCCAGCAGCCCCTGGACGACGGTGATCGCCCGCAGGGTGACGTCCTGCCCCCGCGCGGTGAGGGAGAGCTGCACGGCGCGCGGGTCGCGAGGATCCCGGGCGCGCTCGATCAGCCCGGCCGACTCCAGGGCGCGGGCGAGCTTGGAGACGTAGAGAGGCTCCAGGCCGGTGTGGTCGGCGAGCCTGCGCTGGCTGGGGCGTTCGCCGTCGCGCTGCATCCCGTACAGCGACGCGACCAACGAGTACTGCGCGTGGGTGAGTTCGAGCGGGGCCAGTGCCCGGTCGACCGCCACGCGCCACTTCGTCGACAGACGCCACACCAGGTATCCGGGCGTGGCCCCTTCGGAACCCTTGCTCATGCCGTTAGTTTACATGGCTACTATACGAGGGTCTCCGTGATCGTCCCCGTGTCCCTCCCGCGTCCCTGCGCACGGCCTGCGACGCACCGGGGGAGACGTGGCATGCGCACGGGGCCCGCGAGAACGGACGACGCAGGGTGGGGTGGTGTCATGGCGCCGGACACGACGAGCGACGGGCGGGTCAGGTCGGCGTCCGCGGCCACGGCGATGGCCCGCGCGGCGGGGACGGTCAGGAACGCACGGGGCCGCAGGACCTCGGCCGCGGTGCGGGCCTCGGTCCGATAGGCCATGCCGCCCAGCACGGGCGTGGCGACGACGACCAGAGGGCGGCCGTAGCGGGGCAGGCGGTGGCCGAGCAGCCGGTCGAGCATCCGGGCGGCCCCGGGGGTGTCGACGATGGCGCCGCGCCGGACGGGGTACGTGGCGCCCGCGGCGAGGAAACCGACCGTGGGCACGTCGACGATCATCCGCCCGCCGAAGGACCAGGCACGCGTGCGGGCGCTGCCCAGGTCGAGGGCGATGCCCCAGCACCGCGGGCGCCGGGGCCACGAGCGGTGCCGGGCGGTCACGGGGCCGGGAACGGGCACGGTGTTCACCGTCCGGCCTCCCCGACGTGCCGGCAGCGGGTGCAGTAGCGGGCCTGCGGCACGATCATCAGGTGTTCCCGGTCGATCGGCTCCTGACACCGGTGGCAGGAGCCGTAACGGCCCCGGTCCATCCGTTCGAGGGCGGCCTCCACGTCGGTGAGGACCATACGGGCGGAGGCGGCGAGCTTCACGCGGACCTCGATCTGGGACACGGCCCGCCGGTCGAGGACCGCGTCCGTGCGGGTGGTGGCGGGCGAGGAGAGCTGTTGCAGCTGCTCCCGGCGGAACAGACGCTGCTCGTGCAGGTTCTCGCGCAGCGCGGCGAGGTCCTCGGCGGACAGCGTGGCCGGGTCGCGGTCGTCGATGATCTGGTGGTTCACCGAATCACCCCTTGGGCAGGACAGGGCGGGAGAGGGAGGGCGCACGGCGCCTCGTCAGACGGCGTCGCGTTGGCAGGGGACGCAGAAACGGGTGTACGGCAGGATCTCGAGGCGCTCGACGGGGATGGGTCCGGAGCAGCCCCGGCAGACGCCGTAGCTGCCGTCCCGGACGCGGACGAACGCGGCCTCGACCTCGACGAGCACCCGCCGGACCGTGTCCTTCTGCGCGGACATCACCTGCTCCGCCGTGTCGGGTCCGGCCTCGTCGATGGCCTTCAGCTGGGCGAGGCGGGAGGCGCGTTCGTGTTCGAGGCGCTGGCGGGCCTCGTGGGCCGTCAGCCGTTCGGTGCGGGCGTCGGTCCGGGGCGTGTCGAGCGACATGACGGTTCCTTCTTTCGGCGGATCGGTCCGGTTCGGGGCGGGGCCGGTAGGGCCGGAGCCGCGGGTGGCGGTCCCTGCCTCCACCGTGACCGCGCCGCCGCCGAAATCCCATCGGGCGCGATACCCATCTCCGGAGGGGTCCCCCGACCCATCAGCGGTGGGTCGGCCTGGGGACGGAAATGGGCATCGGAGCCCATCGACGACGGAGCGGGCAGGGGGGAAGCTTGGCAGGACCGGCGGTGGAGACACGGCCGTCTCCCACCGACACAGCAGAGGAAGGCGTCGTCCCGGTGTCCCTGTTCTGGCGGATCTTCGCGCTCAACGCGGTGGTGCTGGGCAGCGCCACCGCGCTGCTGCTGTGGGCCCCGGTGACCGTCTCCGTGCCGGTGGTCCTGACCGAGGCGGTCATCCTCGTGGCCGGCCTGGTCGTCATGCTGGTCGCCAACGCCGCCCTGCTGCGGATCGGCCTGGCCCCGCTGGACCGGCTCACCCGGCTGATGGCCACCGTGGACCTGCTGCGCCCCGGGCAGCGGCTGCCCGAACGCGGCCGCGGGGAGACCGCCGACCTGATCCGTACCTTCAACGCGATGCTCGAGCGACTCGAGCACGAAAGGGCGTCCAGCAGCGCCCGCGTCCTGCTCGCGCAGGAGGCGGAACGACGCCGCATCGCCCAGGAACTGCACGACGAGGTGGGCCAGAGCATGACCGCGATCCTGCTGGCGCTGGAGCGGACCGCCGACGACGCCGACGAGCCCCTGCGCGGGGAACTGCGGCAGATGCAGGAGATCACCCGGGGGAGCCTGGACGAGGTACGGCGTCTCGTGCGCC includes:
- a CDS encoding tetratricopeptide repeat protein, with product MRYERAHGGTEEYYSHGTPAERWERAQLFFGAREYTAAARVLAGLVEETPEQTGPRLLLARAYYHSAQLRRAEAELRIIVERDPVEHYARLMLGRTLERQGRHTEAGPHLRIASALTGDFPQD
- a CDS encoding MarR family winged helix-turn-helix transcriptional regulator; its protein translation is MSKGSEGATPGYLVWRLSTKWRVAVDRALAPLELTHAQYSLVASLYGMQRDGERPSQRRLADHTGLEPLYVSKLARALESAGLIERARDPRDPRAVQLSLTARGQDVTLRAITVVQGLLERLLEPLGGLDGARTRAFTAELTTLLDVPLGPDVGPPEPS
- a CDS encoding TraR/DksA C4-type zinc finger protein yields the protein MNHQIIDDRDPATLSAEDLAALRENLHEQRLFRREQLQQLSSPATTRTDAVLDRRAVSQIEVRVKLAASARMVLTDVEAALERMDRGRYGSCHRCQEPIDREHLMIVPQARYCTRCRHVGEAGR
- a CDS encoding TraR/DksA C4-type zinc finger protein, translated to MSLDTPRTDARTERLTAHEARQRLEHERASRLAQLKAIDEAGPDTAEQVMSAQKDTVRRVLVEVEAAFVRVRDGSYGVCRGCSGPIPVERLEILPYTRFCVPCQRDAV
- a CDS encoding sensor histidine kinase; protein product: MSLFWRIFALNAVVLGSATALLLWAPVTVSVPVVLTEAVILVAGLVVMLVANAALLRIGLAPLDRLTRLMATVDLLRPGQRLPERGRGETADLIRTFNAMLERLEHERASSSARVLLAQEAERRRIAQELHDEVGQSMTAILLALERTADDADEPLRGELRQMQEITRGSLDEVRRLVRRLRPGVLEDLGLISALTSLTTEFATHVGLRVVRRFDTGLPVLDRQTELVLYRVAQEALTNAARHAEAGQVEVGLHHTGEAVVLAVADDGRGTGAAPEGAGIRGMRERALLIGATLDITSRPQAGTQVRLTVPLLRKQT